The Candidatus Poribacteria bacterium genome contains the following window.
GATCGACACGATCCTCTTCGACCTCGACGATACGCTGATGCCGGAGGATGAACCCGTCGAGAAGGCGTTCCTTGCGGCTTGTGCCGTGGCTCAGGGCCAGAGCGGCGTCCCGGTCGCCGAGCTCGCGGCTGCCGTTCGACGCATCGCCCGCCAGCTCTGGACGAGCGCACCGACGCACGATTACTGCCGAAAGATCGGCATCAGTTCCTGGGAAGGACTCAGCGGCGACCTCTCCGGCGACGATCCGAATCTCAGGGCACTGGCGGCGTGGGCTCCGTCCTATCGGCGTGAAGTCTGGACGCAGTCGTTGCGTGCGTTCGATATTGAGAACGGCAGCCTTGTGGCGGCTCTGGAGCAGGCGCTCATCCGCGAACGCCGCCTGCGACATCGGCTGTTCCCGGAGGCATGGGCGGTGCTGACCGACCTGCGCGCCGACTATCGCCTCGGCATGCTGACGAACGGAGCCTCGGCGATCCAGCGCGAGAAGATCGCCGCAACCGGCATCGAGCGCTTCTTCGACGCCCTCGTTGTCACGGGGGAGATCGGCTTCGGCAAGCCGGACCCCAGAGCGTTCGAGCATGCGCTCGCCGCGTTGGGTTCCGTCGCGGAG
Protein-coding sequences here:
- a CDS encoding HAD family hydrolase, translating into MIDTILFDLDDTLMPEDEPVEKAFLAACAVAQGQSGVPVAELAAAVRRIARQLWTSAPTHDYCRKIGISSWEGLSGDLSGDDPNLRALAAWAPSYRREVWTQSLRAFDIENGSLVAALEQALIRERRLRHRLFPEAWAVLTDLRADYRLGMLTNGASAIQREKIAATGIERFFDALVVTGEIGFGKPDPRAFEHALAALGSVAERTAMVGNSVRNDIAGAQRVGIRTIWVRRRLEEDEHDHTADETVSDLRQLRSALRALGTTE